A single window of Candidatus Limnocylindrales bacterium DNA harbors:
- a CDS encoding biopolymer transporter ExbD has protein sequence MQRKEHHTLAEVNIIPLVDVVFVLLIIFMVTAPMMHRGIDVQLPQAGVGAMGPEEKLIITITGDRQVYLNDRPVSLEDLRDLLQNLNLSKPEETVYIRSDQSVPYGFVVSTIAKIKEAGIQKIGLVTSPVTSEKKTETVNKKR, from the coding sequence ATGCAAAGAAAAGAGCATCACACCCTGGCCGAAGTTAATATCATCCCTCTGGTCGATGTGGTTTTTGTTTTACTCATTATTTTTATGGTTACAGCCCCCATGATGCATCGGGGTATCGATGTGCAATTACCCCAGGCGGGGGTAGGGGCCATGGGGCCCGAGGAAAAACTGATTATCACCATCACCGGGGATCGGCAGGTTTATCTCAATGACCGCCCGGTTTCCCTAGAAGATCTTCGCGATTTGCTTCAAAATCTAAACTTATCGAAACCCGAAGAGACTGTCTACATCCGTTCGGATCAGTCGGTGCCTTACGGTTTCGTCGTCAGTACCATCGCGAAGATTAAGGAAGCGGGAATTCAAAAGATAGGCCTGGTAACCAGTCCGGTAACCTCGGAGAAGAAAACAGAAACCGTTAATAAAAAGCGATGA
- a CDS encoding cell envelope integrity protein TolA: MKTQDKGYKGPEIQKRGEDPEIRRPGAEEKISGSPKLGVSVLQDVVSPHPQAPSSQIWSMIGVSLLLHILFVGIVLFAATYLLKQQGVIFSGQAITVGLVSDSDLGGLPLGESLTGSKPGPAKSSFEDIPKPEVKKASTETPQIEVKEPITPPVEKKDTPEKKDEVLPTGKEAKVKKDDPKTSFREVKDIPKVKDEPSAIAEKQFSKPPKKTEKAPARVTNREERSAVSPVEPRSFSVEEIREKRLKQMAEVLPEKRPPPIPTREPTPNPPEALPPTSQPEDNPSLRGQRVESSDGKMGGSSGSASLELGGDFQQGSRALVSYMESVTNIISNRWLPTSGKGRGIIQFTIFKSGEISDLHILKSSGDKNLDESILRAVEDSNPLPEFPPELQQELDRLNDSFIRVKFHFGRRVS; the protein is encoded by the coding sequence ATGAAGACTCAAGATAAGGGATATAAAGGCCCAGAGATACAAAAGCGCGGAGAGGACCCAGAGATCCGAAGACCCGGGGCCGAAGAAAAAATCTCCGGGTCCCCAAAGCTTGGAGTCTCCGTGTTACAGGATGTGGTATCTCCACATCCCCAGGCTCCCTCCTCTCAAATATGGAGCATGATCGGGGTCTCTCTTCTGCTTCATATCCTCTTTGTAGGGATTGTCCTCTTTGCTGCTACCTACCTCCTTAAACAGCAGGGAGTGATTTTCTCAGGGCAAGCCATCACAGTAGGGTTGGTTTCCGATTCGGATCTGGGAGGTCTTCCTTTAGGAGAATCCCTGACAGGCTCTAAACCGGGCCCGGCTAAATCAAGTTTTGAAGATATTCCGAAACCTGAAGTCAAAAAGGCTTCCACAGAAACCCCGCAAATAGAGGTTAAAGAACCCATCACACCTCCTGTGGAAAAAAAAGATACACCTGAGAAAAAGGACGAAGTCCTTCCAACCGGCAAGGAAGCAAAGGTAAAAAAGGATGATCCCAAAACCTCATTTCGAGAGGTCAAGGATATTCCAAAGGTAAAAGACGAACCATCGGCCATTGCCGAGAAGCAATTTTCTAAACCCCCCAAGAAAACGGAAAAGGCCCCGGCCAGGGTTACAAATCGTGAGGAACGGTCTGCGGTGAGCCCTGTGGAACCACGCTCGTTTTCCGTTGAGGAAATCAGGGAAAAGCGCTTAAAGCAAATGGCAGAAGTTCTCCCCGAGAAACGACCTCCGCCCATTCCTACCCGAGAGCCAACTCCGAATCCTCCAGAAGCTCTGCCTCCGACCTCTCAACCGGAAGATAACCCTTCCCTGCGGGGTCAGAGAGTGGAATCCTCAGATGGAAAGATGGGAGGAAGTTCGGGATCGGCCTCCCTGGAATTAGGAGGAGATTTCCAGCAGGGTTCTCGGGCCCTGGTGAGTTACATGGAATCGGTTACCAATATCATCAGCAATCGCTGGCTCCCTACCAGTGGAAAGGGTCGGGGAATTATTCAATTTACCATTTTTAAAAGCGGAGAGATCTCCGATCTTCATATTTTAAAATCCTCTGGAGACAAAAACCTGGACGAATCCATTTTAAGGGCGGTAGAAGACTCTAATCCTCTTCCCGAATTCCCACCGGAATTACAACAGGAATTGGATCGCCTGAATGATTCATTCATACGAGTAAAATTTCATTTCGGACGCAGAGTGTCCTGA
- a CDS encoding MotA/TolQ/ExbB proton channel family protein, translated as MLQTFQTLDIVEMIQQAGIVAKMVLLLLVLISIFSWAIILLKFKILTTSQRESRKFLSIYEENKDFADLYSSCNMLRKGSLVKLFKAAYLELQQIRKDILSKKIAGDLNLKSDVADWIEDLSDLLQRVLLTETASLERYLVFLATISTSAPLIGLFGTVWGVMNAFRSIGGQGFASIGAVAPGIAEALVTTVAGLATAIPAAIFYNYFINKVRLYSLEMEAFSSELTSVIKRELKGMK; from the coding sequence ATGTTACAGACTTTCCAAACCCTTGATATCGTCGAAATGATTCAGCAGGCGGGCATCGTAGCCAAGATGGTCCTGCTACTTCTGGTTCTCATCTCTATTTTTTCCTGGGCTATTATTCTTCTTAAATTCAAGATCCTGACCACATCCCAACGAGAATCCCGGAAGTTTTTATCTATTTATGAAGAAAATAAGGATTTTGCCGACCTTTACTCCAGTTGCAATATGTTACGGAAAGGCTCCCTGGTTAAGTTATTTAAGGCAGCTTATCTGGAACTCCAGCAAATAAGAAAGGATATTCTCTCTAAGAAAATAGCCGGAGACCTTAACCTGAAGAGCGATGTGGCCGACTGGATAGAAGATCTTAGCGATCTTCTTCAGCGGGTTCTGCTGACCGAAACGGCTTCTCTGGAAAGATATCTGGTATTTTTGGCTACCATAAGTACCTCCGCCCCTTTAATCGGATTGTTCGGTACGGTTTGGGGCGTTATGAATGCTTTCCGCAGCATTGGAGGTCAGGGATTTGCCAGCATTGGAGCGGTAGCCCCCGGTATTGCAGAGGCTCTGGTAACCACCGTTGCAGGACTGGCTACGGCCATTCCGGCTGCCATCTTTTACAATTATTTTATTAATAAAGTGCGACTTTATTCTCTGGAAATGGAGGCATTTTCCTCTGAGTTGACCAGCGTTATTAAGCGAGAACTGAAGGGAATGAAATAA
- the tolB gene encoding Tol-Pal system beta propeller repeat protein TolB, translated as MRNWSKYSIVFGLLCIGGIFGFSSPVLALEYETGSDIIGTKKIKIAIAPMISSPNSQASVEGLSEDLTKILRNDLEISGFFDTLKDKTSLIAQLDQSERGTENINFDQWRSQTEAQALVKCIHTLQPGKLSLECRVYDTQKAAQILGKAYESDPKQTRKVIHRFADEIILKFTGERGVSDTSLAFVSTRSKNREIYRIDFDGENLQRLTNDRSIVLSPSWSPDGREILYTSYRNNNPDLFVISANGGEPKPISIQPGLNLGGKWSPDGKQIALTLSKDGNSEIYVMDLSTRNYRRLTKNRWNDVSPCWSPDGKQIAFTSDESGTPQIYVMNSDGSNIRRLSFIGNYSVSPSWSPRGDRIAFAARKNGKFDIYTISVDGKSPPQQLTFDAGNNEDPVWSRDGRYIAFHSDRDGVSGIYVMNQDGTNQRRVTDLQGNDMSPTWSP; from the coding sequence ATGCGTAACTGGAGTAAGTACAGTATTGTTTTTGGCCTCCTCTGCATAGGGGGAATCTTTGGATTTTCATCTCCAGTACTCGCTCTGGAGTACGAGACTGGTTCCGATATCATAGGAACTAAAAAAATCAAGATCGCCATAGCCCCTATGATATCCTCCCCGAACTCCCAGGCTTCGGTAGAGGGGCTTTCAGAGGATTTAACGAAGATCCTACGAAACGATTTGGAGATATCCGGATTTTTTGATACGCTGAAAGATAAAACTTCCCTTATTGCCCAGTTAGATCAATCTGAAAGGGGAACAGAGAATATCAACTTTGATCAATGGCGATCTCAAACCGAAGCCCAGGCCCTGGTCAAGTGTATCCATACCCTTCAACCGGGTAAACTTTCCCTGGAATGCCGGGTTTACGATACCCAGAAAGCCGCACAAATTTTAGGAAAGGCCTATGAGAGTGATCCTAAACAGACGCGTAAAGTCATCCATCGATTTGCCGATGAAATCATCTTAAAGTTCACAGGGGAACGCGGCGTCTCGGATACCAGTCTGGCTTTTGTTTCCACACGAAGTAAAAACCGGGAGATTTATCGGATCGATTTTGATGGAGAGAACCTCCAACGCCTGACCAACGATCGTTCCATTGTGCTTTCCCCTAGCTGGTCACCGGATGGACGTGAAATTCTTTATACCAGTTATCGGAATAATAACCCGGATCTTTTCGTTATCAGTGCCAACGGCGGAGAGCCTAAACCCATATCGATACAACCAGGGCTTAATCTGGGTGGAAAATGGTCTCCCGACGGAAAACAAATTGCCTTAACCCTTTCAAAGGATGGAAATTCAGAGATTTATGTGATGGATTTGAGTACCCGTAATTATCGGAGACTTACCAAAAATCGCTGGAACGATGTCTCACCGTGCTGGTCACCCGATGGAAAACAAATAGCCTTTACCAGCGATGAGTCTGGAACACCTCAAATTTATGTCATGAATAGCGATGGATCTAATATCCGAAGGCTCAGTTTTATAGGTAACTACAGTGTCTCACCCTCCTGGTCTCCCCGGGGAGATCGAATCGCTTTTGCTGCCAGAAAGAATGGAAAATTTGATATTTACACCATCAGCGTAGATGGAAAGAGTCCTCCGCAACAACTAACCTTTGATGCAGGTAATAATGAGGATCCGGTCTGGTCCCGAGATGGCCGATATATTGCGTTCCATTCAGACCGGGATGGGGTGAGCGGTATCTATGTCATGAACCAGGATGGCACGAATCAGCGAAGGGTGACCGATCTCCAGGGGAACGATATGTCTCCGACCTGGTCACCTTAA
- the bamD gene encoding outer membrane protein assembly factor BamD has product MGVQDPLSKVIPWLCLAILPWVLTGCGGAAAKPDDPLVQLQQQIAALRNDINQDRKAETERMAIVEKNRADYLADSEEMKSKLQAIDSKLNEYNERMNQLAEKLDNLQTKFNEELENRQMGRIPTPGYTPPTTTNPQSSTTGTSPVTNSGEAASSVNPMGNPSHVNPTPPTGQTGSLPQLPSVPPSPAVGGKSEDLTSPERLYQTAQNEYNQGNYDVAIAGFQKYLELYPNAELADLAQYQIAEAFFNLKAYETALKEYDKLINLYPKSKRLPWAYYNKAQAFLKLGRQLEATSHLRYILTQFPNSEVAEKAREDLARLGG; this is encoded by the coding sequence ATGGGCGTGCAAGATCCTTTATCCAAAGTGATTCCCTGGCTGTGCTTAGCTATCTTACCCTGGGTTCTCACAGGCTGTGGAGGAGCTGCGGCAAAACCCGATGATCCTCTGGTTCAACTTCAACAGCAGATTGCGGCTTTGCGAAACGATATAAATCAAGATCGTAAAGCAGAAACTGAACGTATGGCCATTGTAGAAAAAAATCGAGCGGATTATCTGGCCGATAGTGAAGAAATGAAATCCAAACTTCAAGCCATTGACTCTAAGCTCAATGAATATAATGAACGGATGAATCAACTGGCTGAAAAGCTTGACAATCTGCAAACAAAGTTTAATGAGGAATTGGAAAACAGGCAGATGGGAAGAATTCCGACCCCGGGCTATACTCCCCCGACTACAACTAACCCGCAGTCTTCTACTACCGGAACGAGTCCGGTTACCAATAGCGGTGAAGCAGCCTCTTCCGTAAATCCAATGGGTAATCCCTCCCATGTTAATCCAACACCCCCTACCGGTCAAACGGGTTCATTGCCCCAGCTACCTTCTGTACCGCCTTCACCAGCAGTTGGGGGGAAATCAGAGGATTTAACCTCTCCAGAACGGCTCTATCAGACCGCTCAAAATGAATACAATCAGGGTAATTACGATGTGGCCATCGCCGGCTTTCAGAAATATCTGGAGCTCTATCCCAATGCAGAACTGGCCGATCTTGCTCAATACCAAATTGCAGAGGCATTCTTCAATCTCAAAGCCTATGAAACGGCCCTTAAAGAATACGATAAGCTTATTAACCTTTATCCTAAAAGTAAGAGATTACCCTGGGCCTATTATAACAAAGCACAGGCCTTCCTGAAATTGGGCAGGCAACTGGAGGCCACTTCCCATCTACGCTATATCTTGACCCAGTTTCCCAATTCAGAAGTCGCAGAGAAAGCCAGAGAAGATCTGGCCAGGCTGGGTGGATAA